The DNA window CCCAGCTCGCGACAGCGGACCGACGCCTTGCCCGCCTGGCTCCACTACTACAACTGGGCGCGCGGACACGGCGCGCATCAGGGACGACCACCCATCAGCCGCCTGGTGGCCCCGGACAATCTCGTGGCAGTTCACAGCTAGGGATCAGGGCTTCTTGAAGAAGATCTCGCCCACGAAGCACTCGGCCGTGGACTGCGTGTCGTTGGAGTCGATGGCCACCGACACCGCGCCCACGTTCTC is part of the Candidatus Methylomirabilota bacterium genome and encodes:
- a CDS encoding IS481 family transposase, whose protein sequence is PSSRQRTDALPAWLHYYNWARGHGAHQGRPPISRLVAPDNLVAVHS